A stretch of the Pseudomonas helvetica genome encodes the following:
- a CDS encoding pirin family protein has protein sequence MLTLRKASDRGAANHGWLKSFHTFSFANYRNPREQGFSDLLVINDDRVAAAKGFGQHPHRDMEIFSYVLEGALEHKDTLGTGSVIRPGDVQLMSAGSGVAHSEYNHSATRPVHFLQIWIVPDVSGAKPRYQQEHFSTQKKRGRLQLIISPDGANGSLRVRQDARVYAGLIDGKETATLTLAANRYAYVHVARGKVELNGLQLQEGDGVRVREEQALTLSNGVDAEVLVFDLRPQELPEMP, from the coding sequence ATGCTGACCCTTCGCAAAGCCTCTGATCGCGGCGCGGCCAATCACGGCTGGTTGAAGTCGTTCCATACCTTTTCCTTTGCCAACTACCGCAACCCGCGGGAGCAGGGTTTTTCTGACCTCCTGGTGATCAACGATGACCGTGTGGCAGCCGCTAAAGGTTTTGGCCAACACCCGCACCGGGACATGGAGATTTTCTCCTATGTGCTCGAGGGTGCCTTGGAACACAAGGACACTTTAGGCACAGGTTCGGTGATCCGCCCTGGCGACGTGCAATTGATGAGCGCCGGCAGCGGCGTGGCGCATAGCGAGTACAACCACTCGGCAACCCGCCCGGTGCACTTCCTGCAAATCTGGATCGTACCGGACGTCAGCGGCGCCAAACCGCGTTATCAGCAAGAGCACTTCAGCACGCAGAAAAAACGCGGGCGCCTGCAACTGATCATCTCCCCCGATGGGGCCAACGGTTCGCTGCGGGTACGTCAGGATGCCCGGGTCTATGCCGGCCTGATCGACGGCAAGGAAACCGCCACGCTCACGCTCGCCGCGAATCGCTACGCTTATGTGCATGTGGCGCGTGGCAAGGTCGAGCTCAACGGCCTGCAATTGCAGGAAGGCGATGGCGTGCGGGTTCGGGAAGAACAAGCACTGACCTTGAGCAACGGCGTGGATGCTGAAGTGCTGGTGTTCGATCTGCGTCCACAAGAACTGCCAGAAATGCCTTGA